CCCCGGCGGCGATGCTCAGGCTCACCTCGCGCAGCACCGGCCCGCCGCCGCGGTAGGCGAAGCTGACATCCCGCAGCGCAAAGAGGGTCTCACCGTTCATCGCAGCCACCCGTCCCAGGCGACCAACGCCGCCGCCACCACCAGGCCGACCACGACCAGTGCCCGTTCCCGCTTCCGCCAGCGCGGAGGGCGCAGTGTCTGGATGTCACCGTCGTAGCCCCGCGCGGTCATGGCATCATGCACCGCCTCGGCCAGGCGGAGGCTGGAGAGCAGCGTGATGCCCATCCCCGCCGCCGCCCAGTGCTGGCCCTGGCGCACGGTCTCCCCGCCATAGCCGCGGCTCAGACGCGCCAGGTGCAGCTCCTCGGCCTGGCGCAGCACCAATACCAGGTAGCGCTGCATCATCGTCAGGACCGTGCCGAAGACGCGCGGCAGGCCCAGCCGCCGCAGGCCGACGATCAGTGCCGCCGAGGCGCTGGTCCCGGTGAGCGTCAGGGCGAGGGCGACGCAGGCGAGGGTCCGCAGGAAGAAACGGGCGGCGACGACGAGCCCGGGGGCGGTGACGGCGATCTCGCGGGGGGTGTGCCCCCACAGGACCCACAGGGCGGGGCCGGGGGTGATGAGGTTCAGACAGGAGGGGAGCGCCAGGGCCAGTGTGAAGAGGGGCACGCCCAGCCACAGGGGGGTCAGCCTGCGTCCCCGCAGCCCGGCCGCCAGCGCCAGCGCGACCGCCAGCCCGGCCGCAGCGGCCACTGTGGGCAGCGTGTGCAGCAGCGACACCGCCACGATCAGCAGCCCCACGCCGATGAGCTTGGCGCGGGCGTCAAAGCCCGCGAGCCAGCCGTCGGCCTGCGTCGGAGCCAACTGCGCCGCCAGGGCCAACCCGATGGCCGCCAGCCCCCGCTGCACGGCCCGGCCCCCCGTGGCACGGGCGCGCGCGTGGCCGACCGCGGCTGGCTCCGCGGCCCGGCAGGCTTCACTCATCCATGTCGGTAGTGCTCTGCTCGTGTCGGGCCAGCAACCTTCCCAGGAGCAATGACAGCCCCACCACCACTGCCATCCCCACGACCGCGCACACGATATACCAAAGGCTCTGCCCGAGCAAGCCCGCCGGGGGCTCGCCCGGCCGCGAGTAGTCGGGCAGCGGGGCATGCCACAGGCCGCCCAGACGCTCAAGCTGCTGCGGCACATAGCCGACCAGCTTCCCGATCTCCTCCGCGCCCCATTCGCCCCAGGCGCTCCCGGCCCCGAGCCAGGTCGGCAGCAGCAGCCCCAGCGGCGTCAGCACCGCCAGGATGGCCAGACCGATCCACAGCTTGCGGTTGGTCTTCATGCCACGTCCTCCCCGGGCGCCGTCGTCCGGGCCGGGATCAGCTCCGACGCGTGGCGTTGCAGGTACGCGACCACCAGTCCTGTCACGATCGCCTCGACCCACCCGAAGACGACGAGATGCTCCACCGCCATGACCGGGAGGGCGACCTGCAGGGGGTAGGGCGCATACAGGGCGTGGCCGGCCGCGTCATGGGCCAGGAGCGGCTGGAGGCCGAACAGGACCGCCGTGGCCAGCGCCGCCACATTCAGCCCCACATAGCCGCCGACGGCTGCCCCGAGCCAGTGCCGCCGCGAGCCCACCGGACTGTGCCCGGCGATCAGGCGGTACACACCGAACCCCACGAAGGGCATGATGACGGCCATGGTCAGGCAGTTGGCCCCGAGGGCGGTGATGCCGCCGTCGCCGAACATCAGCGCCTGCACGACCAGGGCCGTCGTCACCGCCACACAGGCCGCCCACGGACCCAGCAGCACCGCCACGAGGACGGCGCCCACTGCGTGGCCGGTCGTGCCGCCGGGGATCGGCACATTGAACATCATGATGACAAACGAGAAGGCCGCGCCCATGGCCAGCAGCGGCACCTGGCGGGACTTGAGGGACTGGCTGAGCCGCCGCGACGCCACCGCCCACAAGGGCGCCACGACCGCATAGGAGGTCACATAGGTGGCGGGTCCGAGGTAGCCGTCGGGGATGTGCATGGCGGTAGCTCCTGGCGACGCACGGTGCGGCCAGCGCGATACGTAGCACGAATGCAAGTAACGTAGCACTGTGCTGCGTGTCCTGTCAAGCCCGGGGGGACACGGGGCGTCCGAGTGGGGCCCGGCCTGACGACGGCGGGGCGGACGTCAGGGGCGTACACCAGGGCCAGGGCGGGGCGTCGGCCGGCCTACTCGTACGGCAGGGCAATCACCCGGCGGCCCGTAGCCGGCAGGTTCGCCCGGCTGAGCGTGAGCGTCGCCGTCGTCGGGCGCTGCACCTCCCAGCCCTCCGGGAGGGCCTTCAGGAAGTCGTCCACCGGCGCGATGGGCAGCCGCGACATGGCGGCGGTGCGGACGTGCATCGGCAGGATGACGCGCGCCTGGAGCTGCTCGGCGACCTGCACAGCCTGCGCGGCGTCAATGGTGTAGTAGCCGCCGACCGGAATCATCAGCACGTCCACCGGCGGGCCGATGGCCGCGATCTCCTCGTCCGTCAGCGGGTGCCCGAGGTCGCCCAGGTGCACGAGCTTGAGCCCCGCCATCTGCCACACGAAGATCGTGTCCGGCCCGCGCTTGGCCCCGTGTTCGGCGTCGTGATAGGCGGCTACGCCCAGAAAGCGGATCCCGGCGGCCTCGTGCGGACCGACGCCGCGCAGCACCACGGGCTTCCCCTGCACCGTCTCGACGGCGTTGTGGTCGTGATGCTCATGGCTCACCAGCACCACCTGCGGCTCGAGGCTGGGGGTGTGGTAGCCAAAGTCGGCGGGGAACGGGTCGGTCAGGGCGGTCGTCGTGCCGTCGCCAATCGTGAAGCAAGCCTGCCCCCACCAGCGAATGCTCAGTGCCTCCACCTTCGCCACCTCCTGCGCGGGAGACCGGGTGACGGCCAGTGCGCTGCACAGGCAGCAGGCCATCAGCCCGAGCGCCCACGAGTGTTGTGTGTGTCTGTCCATGGGATGGAGGTTGCGTGTTGGGGTACGCATTTCCTTCTGGTGTGCCGCCCGCTTCGCGGGCTCACGCCGACAAGAGGAGGAGAGGGGGCGCCGGGGTCGTGCGGCC
This window of the bacterium genome carries:
- a CDS encoding energy-coupling factor transporter transmembrane protein EcfT, translating into MSEACRAAEPAAVGHARARATGGRAVQRGLAAIGLALAAQLAPTQADGWLAGFDARAKLIGVGLLIVAVSLLHTLPTVAAAAGLAVALALAAGLRGRRLTPLWLGVPLFTLALALPSCLNLITPGPALWVLWGHTPREIAVTAPGLVVAARFFLRTLACVALALTLTGTSASAALIVGLRRLGLPRVFGTVLTMMQRYLVLVLRQAEELHLARLSRGYGGETVRQGQHWAAAGMGITLLSSLRLAEAVHDAMTARGYDGDIQTLRPPRWRKRERALVVVGLVVAAALVAWDGWLR
- a CDS encoding cobalamin biosynthesis protein; the encoded protein is MKTNRKLWIGLAILAVLTPLGLLLPTWLGAGSAWGEWGAEEIGKLVGYVPQQLERLGGLWHAPLPDYSRPGEPPAGLLGQSLWYIVCAVVGMAVVVGLSLLLGRLLARHEQSTTDMDE
- the cbiM gene encoding cobalt transporter CbiM, which codes for MHIPDGYLGPATYVTSYAVVAPLWAVASRRLSQSLKSRQVPLLAMGAAFSFVIMMFNVPIPGGTTGHAVGAVLVAVLLGPWAACVAVTTALVVQALMFGDGGITALGANCLTMAVIMPFVGFGVYRLIAGHSPVGSRRHWLGAAVGGYVGLNVAALATAVLFGLQPLLAHDAAGHALYAPYPLQVALPVMAVEHLVVFGWVEAIVTGLVVAYLQRHASELIPARTTAPGEDVA
- a CDS encoding MBL fold metallo-hydrolase, with product MDRHTQHSWALGLMACCLCSALAVTRSPAQEVAKVEALSIRWWGQACFTIGDGTTTALTDPFPADFGYHTPSLEPQVVLVSHEHHDHNAVETVQGKPVVLRGVGPHEAAGIRFLGVAAYHDAEHGAKRGPDTIFVWQMAGLKLVHLGDLGHPLTDEEIAAIGPPVDVLMIPVGGYYTIDAAQAVQVAEQLQARVILPMHVRTAAMSRLPIAPVDDFLKALPEGWEVQRPTTATLTLSRANLPATGRRVIALPYE